GGTGGAAGACGGGGAACAGGCTTTGGCCTACCTGCGCCAGGAGCACCCATTCCTGGATGTTCCGCGCCCCAATCTCATACTCCTAGACGTAAAATTGCCTGGCGTCAGCGGGCTCGAAGTCCTTGAAGAAATACATCAGGAACACCATTTACGACAGATTCCGATCGCCATCCTCTATCATGACAGCAAGCCACGTATCTCGACCAAAATCCAAAAGCCACCCATGCCCCGCTACGTCTTCAAAAAACCCACCAATTGTAACGAATGGATCTACATCCTCCGTTGCATTGAAGATGTATGGCTCACGATTACAGGCATTCCCAGCCAACGCGTCCTGTAAACACGTTGTCACTCATGCCCTCCGTCACGTTCCCTTCCGGACCGTTGACTCTTTCTATTGAACCCACGAACCATCTTAAATTCGTAGAATCGGCATTCGAGATCTCCGTTGAATAATGGCACTTTACGGGTCGGCAACAGGCGAATCATCTTCGGCACTCGCCGGTCTGCCGTCAGAATATAGACGCGCCAACCAGCATAGTGCTTCTTCAGGACATCACCAAATTGCGGATAAAACCTGGCAAGGTCCGCATACTCTCCGACCCGTATCCCGTAGGGCGGATTGGTGATGAGTACGCCTGGGGCTGATGGAGGGAGCGCATCGAGGACATCGGCATGTTGCAAATGTATCAGCTCTTGAAGCCCCAGACTTTCAACGTTCCTGCGTGCAACCTGTAACGCACTGTGATTGCGATCGACGCCGATCAACTTAAGGTCCACGGATTCATGCTGTTTGGCGATGCTCGCTTGACAGATCTTGTCCCACAGGCGAGCATCAAACCCACGGAGCTTTTGAAAGGCAAAGCGCCGCCCCAATCCGGGCGCCACTCGCTTGGCCATCTGTGCGGCTTCGATGAGAATCGTTCCACTCCCGCACATCGGATCTACCAACGGTTGTTCTTCCGTCCATCCTGAAAGTTTGAGCAAACCCGCAGCAAGATTTTCCCGCAACGGAGCTTCGGATTTTCCCTGAGGCCACCCACGTTTGAACAATGGCTCCCCAGTCGTATCGAGATAGATCGTCACGGTTTTCTCATCAAGGAACCCGGTAATTTGCACATCCGGTGTGCGCGTATCGACGTTTGGTCGCACACATTTTTTCCTGGAAAAGGCGTCGCAGACTGCATCTTTTATGCGCAAGGTGACAAAGTCGAGACTTTTCAAGGGACAGTCTTTGGCCTGCACTCTTACCTTGATCGTCTGTTTGGCTGAAAACCATTCCCACCAGGAAATTCCAAGCACGAAGCGATAGACGTCTTGCTCACATTGGTACCCGGCGCGATCGATTTGCAAGAGAACACGGCTAGCGATTCGACTTTCGAGGTTCACGTGATATCCGAGCGTGAAGGACCCTTGAAAACCGACGCCTCCCTGAATGGACCGTATATGCGATGCCCCCATTTGCTCTAATTCATCCGCTAACGCGGCTTCTAATCCTGGAGGACAGGAGGCAAAAAAGATATGACGAGACAAACTCATGGCATGACAAAGGAAAACGTTGGAGTCGCGCGGACCGGATTCCGGAGATTCAAGAGCAGACCATGCTTGTTGACAGACAGCCGCATATTTAATTGAGGTTGATCAGGTTCAAGGGAAAGTTATCATGATGAGGCGCATCGGGATGAGCGAATGAAAAGCCTCGCCCCTCTTGGTAATCAAGAGTCACCTCAACCATGCGCGGCGCACTGCGGCCCTCCACGGCAATGGTGAGTTGCTCGATTTCTTGAATTTCGTCATCGGGTTGAGTGACATTGTCGAGCGTGATGCTGAACGTGATCTTACGTTCATCTTGATCATGAACCTGAATGCGCACGATGGGGTCTTCTGGATGTTCACGAATGACGGCTTTTAGTTGTTGAATGGCCGAATGCGTAACCTTCATCATGCTCTCTCCTTTTTCGCGTTCCCGTAGACTTCAGGGTTTACGATAAACGGCAGCCGTTCTCCTTTGAGACCAGCCAAAAGATTGTCAGCGGTCATCACCGCCATCTTGCTTCTGGTAGCGACGGAAGCGCTGGCGATGTGCGGAACGATCAGACAATTGGACAGGGTTAACAGGCGGTCATTGACCGGAATCGGTTCAGGGTCCGTCACATCGAGTGCCGCATAGGCGATTACATGATGGCCGAGCGCTTCATACAACGCATCTGAGTCAATCACCCGGCCTCGTGCCGTATTGATGAGGATCGAGCTGGTTTTCATTCGTTGAAGTTCTGTCTTGCCGATTAAATGATGCGTCTGAGGCGTTAACGGCACGTGCAAGCTCACGAAATCAGACTCTTTAAGAACAGTCTGAAAATCACGAAATTCCACATCCTGCAGGCCTTCGTCTTGAGGGCCAACCTGCTTTGATGCACAACAAGCAAGCACCCGCATGCTGAAACCTTTCGCCCGGCGGGCCATTGCCTGCCCGATTCGACCGAAACCCACGATGCCCAGGGTAGCTTCATGTAGATCTTGCCCAAGTAAGAACGTCGGACTCCAGGTCTTCCATCTGCCTTCTTTTACGAAACTGGCGCCTTCGACGACACGTCGAGCCGCCGCCATCATGAGGGCAAAGGCAAAGTCCGCCGTCGTCTCAGTCAACACTCCCGGCGTATAGCCCACCGGAATTCCTCGCCTCGTGCATTCCGCGATATTGATATGATCATACCCGACGGCCATCGTGCTGACGACTTTCAGCGAACTCGCCACATCAAGCACAGGTTTATCGATTTGGTCTGTGAGTAAACACACCAGACCTTTCGCCGATGGAACGTGTTCCATGAGCCATTCGGTGGGGACAACCGCCTCCTTTTCCCACATCCGCACCTCACAGAATCGATCCAGCAGGTCTAATCCCGCTTGGGGAATACGCCTTGTCAACAAAATAGGAGGCTTCGACATGAGACGTTCTATCCGGCGAGCACAACGATGACAAACACCACATAGCAGAGGCCATTGAAGAGCAGATGCCAGGCTTTCACTGTCCCGGTCCTGACGAGAAACGACAGAAATGTGGCAGCCAACAGCGTCACGACCATTCCAATTAACGCTTCCGGTTTAGGGCTCCATGGCGTGATCAGGATCCCTAACGCAGGGAGAAGACTCCCCTGAAAAACCATGGCACCGGTAATATTCCCAAAGGCCAATGTATCTCGTCCCCGCCGAATCCAAATAACACTGTTGACTTTTTCAGGAAGTTCAGTCGCCAATGGAATAATCAACAACGACAGAGCCAAGGCCGAGATTCCTAAGAGCGGCGCGAGGTGTTCCACGCCATACACGAAGCCCTTGGCTCCCAGCATGATCAACACAAACCCCAAGGCCAACTGCACAAGAATCACGAAGAGATGCGTCGGGAGTCCGATTTTCGAGAAATACAGGGGATGATCCGCTTCAGTCGCATGCCCGTCATGGACCAAGCTGGCCGACGCCCGAATCGTCACCAACAGGTAGAGTCCGTAGGACATCACCAGCAATACACTAATGCCTCCCCGTACTGTCGTCCAATCTTGCGGAACAAAAGCGGCAATGACGCCTAACGCGAAGACATAATTGAACCAGGTTAAGTCTCGATTGAGCCCTGTCATTTCTGGCCGAAACACACCGTGCCATCCACGCTTTTGCGCAGCAAACCCAGCCATGAGCGCAAACGCCAAGGTCGCGAGCATCAGGGGGGCGCCTAATATCGCTCCAACTCCAACTTCATGCCGGACTTCCATCGACCCTGAGCTCGACAGAATGGCGAAAACGGGCACCATCGTCTCAGGCAGAGCCGTTCCGACGGCGGCGAATACTGATCCTGTGACACCTTCTGAAATCCCGAGCCGTTCACCTAAATGCTCCAGAGAATTAGTAAAGACTTCGGCCCCGATAAGAATCACGACTAACGAAACGCAAAGAACGAGAATTTCCATAATGTATACAGTCTTTCTTGAGGCATTTTCATAACCGTCATTCACGGCATGATTGACTGACGGATATCGAGCAGTCCTGGTGCGCGTTTTGCCAACCTTGCGACCTTACGATTTCATTGACTACACTAGAATATCTATCAGGCAAAGATATGGTAAGACTTCCCTTTCATCTTTGACTTTCATGCTTGGGCGAACCATAGAGTCCTCAACGACAACCGGAATATTGAACGATGACCGACATCTCTAGCATCCTCATCCTCACACTCGTCGTATCCGTCTTGTACTTTTTGGTCCAACGATGGTGGCGTCACCGCCAAGCCGCCAAGCTAGCCGACAAGCTCCTCCAGGAAGTCGTCAAAGGAAAAGATTCATTTCGCCGCTAATCACAGCTTGATTTATATTCATTGCATCGTCACTTCGACTTGAGCACACTAACACAATCAGGGCTCTCGAGGTTTCATGACCGACAACAATGCTGCTCGTCTTGGTGAAATTTTCTTTCACCGCGGAGACCTCTGTAAGGCACGAGATTGCTACATCCAAGCCGTCAATGAAACGAGGCAACGAGGATCTGAAGAAGCGTTAGCCCATATGCTCGGCAATCTCGGCAATGTATACGCCTTACTCGAAGACCATACTACTGCAGAAGCTCATTATCAGGAAGTACTTTCCCTTCAGCGTACGCAAAATGCCTGGGATGCCATCGGGCAGACGCTCGTTAACCTCGGCAACCTGAAGGCTGACACCGGCAAGGCCGAGTCTGCGATCGCCTACTATCTTGAAGCCCGCGACATCCTTCTTCAACAACAGAATGAACAGGCGTTAGGCACACTGTACACCAATCTGGCCCTCCAAGAAATTCATCTAGGCCAATCAACGGAGGCGATCGAACATTTTCAGCTAGCGTTGAACTATCATCGAAAAATCGGGAATGAGGATGGACTGGCCGCTACGTATGCGCAGCTCGGAAAAGCCTACGTTATCACAGGCCAGTTGAAAAACGCTGAAGCCTGTTTGAACAACGCCTCAGAACATTTCATCAAACTCGCCAATAAACCAGGGGAAGCGGGAGCGCTTCGGTTGCTGGCCGATGTGTATCGTCAACGTGGCGATACGGTTTCCGCTCTTCGATGCATCGAGCAGGCGATAGAAATCGATCAACGGTACTCTTTACCTCAATATGAAGAAGATCAGCAATTCCGTGACCAATTAGACGACAGTGCTTCGAAATCAAATCCAGCCAGACGTTGAACTTCTGATACCACTAATCCGCTAACCAATGGCAGGGCTGTTCGTGATAGCCGTTTCCAATAACTTCCGTCTGGTTCAACGTCGTACCGCGCGGAGTTTGTCGTCTGTATCGATTAGCACCTAACTGGATTCGCTGTAACTCACATGACCTCAGCCAGGCTCCAGCAGATACGATCATTACTCACACGATCACCCCACTGAGACTAAAGAGAGCCGCCGCCGACCAACAGATCAGGGATCGTCGAATGCCTGGTTGATTCAGGGTATGGTTGTCATCGTATGGCTCAGCGGATTAGTATCCTGAAAAGTTAAAGGCTAATTGCTGAGGTGAAAGGTTCTCTTCAAACTGGTTTGACTGGCGGCACATCGGAGAAATGGAATGAACCGCTTCCGATAGAGGCTCCCGTCTTTCCTCCTGATCGCTCCCAAACACTTCCCGTAAGGGCCCTGAGCAGATGCCACAGCGGTGGCGTCGAGGAGAAATCGTTCGGCGTTGACGAGGATAGGTCATACCACAAGCGACACATCTCCATCGATACTTGCAGAACTTTTCAACTTCCTCATATAACGTGTGCCGGATCGTAATACCGAGACCGTCCTGATTCATACGAAGCATCATCTCAGAAAAATCACGACCATGATTCGGACATTTTTTCTTGATATCATACTGCCATTGATGAATCATTTCATGCGCCAAGGTCCGAATAATCTCTGCTTCAGGCTGATGACGCAACAGCGGGAATGAGAGTCTGATACAACGGGCTGCTCCATGCCGTTCCTCTCGACTCACATGCCGGCTACGTGGGCCGACCTGACTCACAAACATCCCCGATGATGCCGTCAGCCGGGAGCTCCACTCAATCCTGATAGAAGGTAGCCGATCTTCAAAATACCGGCGAGAAAGACGAGCCCACCGGTCCTGAAGATCCGGGATCGTTACCGGAACTGTTTGTGAGAGAGAATGGAGAGCTTTCACAGGGGGTCAAACATCGACGTTCTGTACACGATCAAGTCCCTGATGATAGCATTTTTACTTCCATATCCAAAATAACCTTCATTTTTTCACGCTGCCAGCCGACAAGAAGGGAAAGGCCTTCACGAGACCTCTCTTGGGGATTCAGCTGGCACGTGAGCGCACGCTGAGGATCGGCTCAGCTCACTATCCTATGACTAACGCCCCTACTCGTCAGGACGATGAGTCGTTCATGCTGATGGCCCTGAAACAAGCCAACATGGCTTTCGTGGAGGGAGAAGTACCGGTCGGGGCCGTCATCATTCGAGATCGTCAGGTGATCGGCAGTGGGTACAACACGCGGGAAAGGGATCAAGACCCCACGGCTCACGCTGAAATGACCGCGATTCGAGCAGCCGCCTCCCGACAAGGAAGTTGGCGGCTCAATAATGCGACGTTGTACGTAACATTAGAACCATGTGCGATGTGTGCGGGAGCCTTAGTTCAAGCCAGGATTGGAAGGGTGGTTTTTGGGGCTTCAGACCCTAAAAGTCGGGCTTACGGATCGCTTGTCGACTTTCTCGCTGAGCCCCACTTTAACCATTTAGTGGAAGTGCAGGGAGGGATCTTGGAGGATACATGCAGTACTCTTCTGCAATCATTTTTCAAAAACCTACGGGATAATCATGTCATCAACCCAGAATAAAACCCCACAATCTATCGCGCGTGATGCCTGTATTCACTCAGCCAGCAAATGGCTCATGGTGTGTGCGTTACTCCTCATCGGAGCCGCAGGATGCAAGAACAATAACTCGGTCCTGCAAACCTGGGTGGGCAAGTCGGAGTCAGAACTCATCGCCAATTGGGGGAATCCGGATTTACGGAACACATTTGCCAATGGAGAAAAGATCTATACGTGGATCGATCAAGGAAAGAATCAATACGGTCCCTTTACCTGCCAAAAATCCATGACGATTAATCATAACCATACCATCACCAAGGGTATCTCCCGTGGCTGTCCTTCCCTGTCACTCATCGCCTCTTCTTCCAAGCAATAATCTCTCTTTTGCATCTTTTGCGTGTCCGGGCATAGATCAGGTAGTATCCGGAACATTGAAGCCCTTGAAAAGAATGTGATACCAACTATTACATTCTTCACCTGACAGTAATTGATTCACCAAATAAGCTCCACATTATCATAGGAAACACGGAGAGGTGCTGGAGTCCGGTCGATCAGGACGGTCTCGAAAACCGTTGTCCCGTAAGGGACCGTGGGTTCAAATCCCACCCTCTCCGCCAGCCTTTGTTGCGCACTATAAAATTCACGAAAAACACTCTCCAAGTCAAACTCATGCTCAATTTCAGGATGGGATTTGACAGGGGATTTTGAAAGGGGTATTCCCCTTCACGGGGCGATAGGAGAAAAGTAGGGAAATACTAAATACGGCAAGAAAGTCGTCTTACTTTCAGAATCCGTTACCACACACCCTGCTGGTGAAGTTTAACGAACCCCTTCATCACGTCCCGTCGACTGATTTGGCCTACAAGCCGGTTTTCTTTTAAGACCGGAAACCGGCGATACGGGGTCTTGGTGAAGAGTTCGGCTATTTCGATGATGCTGGCATCTACTTCGACAGCCTTCACCTCTTTGGTCATATAATCCCCCACGGTCCCTCCCCATTCGTCATGATAGGCCGCGTTCAACCCAACGCGAAGACAATCGCTTTCGGAGAGAAGCCCCACAAGGTTTCCCCTCAGGTCGATCACCGCAGCTCCTGACAGCCAATTTTCTACGAGAATTTTCATCGCTTCATG
The genomic region above belongs to Nitrospirales bacterium and contains:
- a CDS encoding response regulator, which translates into the protein MLTQAIKILLVENDQEEVYSLQEALTVSQIVSVDVQEVEDGEQALAYLRQEHPFLDVPRPNLILLDVKLPGVSGLEVLEEIHQEHHLRQIPIAILYHDSKPRISTKIQKPPMPRYVFKKPTNCNEWIYILRCIEDVWLTITGIPSQRVL
- a CDS encoding methyltransferase, which encodes MSLSRHIFFASCPPGLEAALADELEQMGASHIRSIQGGVGFQGSFTLGYHVNLESRIASRVLLQIDRAGYQCEQDVYRFVLGISWWEWFSAKQTIKVRVQAKDCPLKSLDFVTLRIKDAVCDAFSRKKCVRPNVDTRTPDVQITGFLDEKTVTIYLDTTGEPLFKRGWPQGKSEAPLRENLAAGLLKLSGWTEEQPLVDPMCGSGTILIEAAQMAKRVAPGLGRRFAFQKLRGFDARLWDKICQASIAKQHESVDLKLIGVDRNHSALQVARRNVESLGLQELIHLQHADVLDALPPSAPGVLITNPPYGIRVGEYADLARFYPQFGDVLKKHYAGWRVYILTADRRVPKMIRLLPTRKVPLFNGDLECRFYEFKMVRGFNRKSQRSGRERDGGHE
- a CDS encoding D-glycerate dehydrogenase, yielding MSKPPILLTRRIPQAGLDLLDRFCEVRMWEKEAVVPTEWLMEHVPSAKGLVCLLTDQIDKPVLDVASSLKVVSTMAVGYDHINIAECTRRGIPVGYTPGVLTETTADFAFALMMAAARRVVEGASFVKEGRWKTWSPTFLLGQDLHEATLGIVGFGRIGQAMARRAKGFSMRVLACCASKQVGPQDEGLQDVEFRDFQTVLKESDFVSLHVPLTPQTHHLIGKTELQRMKTSSILINTARGRVIDSDALYEALGHHVIAYAALDVTDPEPIPVNDRLLTLSNCLIVPHIASASVATRSKMAVMTADNLLAGLKGERLPFIVNPEVYGNAKKERA
- a CDS encoding tetratricopeptide repeat protein, producing the protein MTDNNAARLGEIFFHRGDLCKARDCYIQAVNETRQRGSEEALAHMLGNLGNVYALLEDHTTAEAHYQEVLSLQRTQNAWDAIGQTLVNLGNLKADTGKAESAIAYYLEARDILLQQQNEQALGTLYTNLALQEIHLGQSTEAIEHFQLALNYHRKIGNEDGLAATYAQLGKAYVITGQLKNAEACLNNASEHFIKLANKPGEAGALRLLADVYRQRGDTVSALRCIEQAIEIDQRYSLPQYEEDQQFRDQLDDSASKSNPARR
- a CDS encoding SprT-like domain-containing protein; translated protein: MKALHSLSQTVPVTIPDLQDRWARLSRRYFEDRLPSIRIEWSSRLTASSGMFVSQVGPRSRHVSREERHGAARCIRLSFPLLRHQPEAEIIRTLAHEMIHQWQYDIKKKCPNHGRDFSEMMLRMNQDGLGITIRHTLYEEVEKFCKYRWRCVACGMTYPRQRRTISPRRHRCGICSGPLREVFGSDQEERREPLSEAVHSISPMCRQSNQFEENLSPQQLAFNFSGY
- the tadA gene encoding tRNA adenosine(34) deaminase TadA: MGIQLARERTLRIGSAHYPMTNAPTRQDDESFMLMALKQANMAFVEGEVPVGAVIIRDRQVIGSGYNTRERDQDPTAHAEMTAIRAAASRQGSWRLNNATLYVTLEPCAMCAGALVQARIGRVVFGASDPKSRAYGSLVDFLAEPHFNHLVEVQGGILEDTCSTLLQSFFKNLRDNHVINPE
- a CDS encoding CBS domain-containing protein; amino-acid sequence: MTLNTFLIKDFMKTNPVTFTPDMDIHEAMKILVENWLSGAAVIDLRGNLVGLLSESDCLRVGLNAAYHDEWGGTVGDYMTKEVKAVEVDASIIEIAELFTKTPYRRFPVLKENRLVGQISRRDVMKGFVKLHQQGVW